In Fibrobacterota bacterium, the DNA window CGCCCGCAGAGCAGATCATAGGAGAGCCATCGTCGTTGGTTTTCGAAATCGGCCTGGTAACCTAATCCCGCGGCGGCGTGCACCATGCCCAAATCCTCGGTTTGCACCAGGCGTGCGGCGGGGGTTATCGTCCTGATGGCGCGCATGCAGAGCGCGATGGCGGCGCATTGGTTCAGCAAGGCCCGCACGAAGCTGCGATCGTCGCGGCCATGGGGATGCCAGTGCCCGTAGAGCCCCGAGAACCGGGCGGTCGTGAGCGGTTCGTTTACCGGGGTGTAAGCTTCGACCCAGGGATAGCGCCGGGCCACCCGTAAGGCGAAGCGGGCCGCGCGCTCGGGGAACTCCGGATCCAGCAGGCCCGTCCAACGGGGCCCGCTGCCATGGTGCAGTAGCCCCACGATGGGGGTCATCCCCAAGGCGCGGATGCGTCCCAGGCGTTCGTCCGGAAAGGACCAATTATCCTGCCCCTGGGCGCCGGGCTCCACCCGCTCCCAATGCACCGGATAGCGGAGGGTCCGGATGCCCAAGCCTGCGATCCTATCCAGGTCTTCCGGCCGTCGATCGTGGCCTTGCAAGCGGAATTGATCGAGGTAGAGATCGCCGACGCGGTTCAAGGTGCATTCGATCCCGCCCCATAATTCCGGGCGGCCGGCAGCATCGGCGCCCGCCTGCGATTGAGTCATACCAGGATGGGCGCGGTTTGCTCTTCCCTGGCCAGTTTTCGATAGCTCGCCAGGGCCTGGGCCACCACCTGGTCCATGTTGTAATACTTGTAGGTCGCCAACCGGCCGACGAACATCACTTCCGGCATGGCGGCAGCCAGGGATTGGTAGCGATGGTAAAGCTCATTATTCTCTTTGCGTGGGACCGGATAATAAGGATCCCCTTCCGCCCGGGGGAATTCGTAAACGATGCCCGTTTTCGGATGCCGTTGTCCGGTGAGGTACTTGAACTCGGTGATGCGCGTATAAGAATGCTCGTTGGGATAATTCACCGTGCCCACCGGTTGGAAAACCTCCTGGTCCAAGGTCTCATGCCGGAACTCCAGCGAGCGATAGGGCAATTTCCCGAAACGGAAATCGAAGAAGGCGTCGATGGGGCCGGTGTAGATCATTTTGCGGAAAGGGATGCTCCCGACCATGGAGCGGTAATCGGTATTCAGCATGACGTGGATGCGCGGATGCGCCAGCATGCGCTGGAACATGCGGGTGTACCCATGCAAGGGCATGGCTTGATAGGTATCGGTGAAGTAGCGATCGTCGCGGTTGGTGCGCACTGGCACGCGCGCCGTCACGGATGCGTCCAGCTCGGAGGGGTCGAGGTCCCATTGCTTGCGGGTATAGCCGCGGAAGAACTTCTCGTACAACTCCCGGCCCACCTTGCTTACCACCACGTCCTCGGAGGTTCGGACGGGGTCGCGATGCTCGGCCACGGATGCGAAGAAGGCCTCCACTTCGGACGGCCTCAGGTTCATGTTATAGAGCCGGTTCACCGTGTCCAGGTTGATAGGGATGGGGACCAATTGGCCGTCCACCCGGGCCAGGACCCTATGCTCATAGGTACGCCAAGCGGTGAAGCGCGAAAGGTAATCGAAAACCTCTTTGCTATTGGTGTGGAAAATATGCGGCCCGTAATCGTGGATCAGGATCCCGGAGTCGTTATAGGAGTCGTACGCGTTCCCGCCGATGTGGGGACGCTTATCGACCAAGAGCACCTTCTGATCGGAGCCCGCCGCCAGGCGCTCGGCCAATACGCTGCCCGCGAAGCCCGACCCGATTATGAGATAGTCATACATGGGCGGCCCTTCCTTTGCCCTGGGCGCGCGCGCCCAGGGCGGCGGCCATAAGGCCGTCCATTTCCGACCAGGTGGCGTCCCAGGAATGCTTAGACAGGAATCGATCCGCCTTGGCCAACCAAGACCGGTTGTTTCGTTGCGCCAAGGCCTTCTCGCAGGCCGCTACGAAGGCCTCCGGAGCGTCGGCGATGTGGACCAGGCCTTCCTTGCCGTACGGATCCACCACGTCGCGGATGGAGGTGGACACCACGGGTTTACCCGCCGCCAGGAACTCCGGAGTCTTGGTAGGACTTATGAAGCGGGTGGAATCGTTATGGGCGAAAGGCATCATGGCCGCGTCCCAGCCCGCCAGATAGCGTGGGAGATTGGCGTAATCCTTACGGCCGAGGTAATGCAGGTTAGGGCGCCGGGGCAGGGAAGAGGGATCGATCTTGCATACCGGCCCCAATAGGATCCAATGCCAATGCGGTCTGGATTCCGCAAGCGCCCCCACCAGGTCGCGATCCAACCGCTCGTCCAGCACGCCGTAGAATCCGATGCGGGGCCTGCCGATGGATTTCTGATCATCCGGATCGGGGCCCCCTTCCCGCGCCTTCCGGAAATGCGCCTTATCGATACTGCTTGGGAAAAGGTGGATGCTCTTATGCATATGTTTCTTGGCCGCGTAGATGCTGGCGCCTCCCGTGAATACCAATTCGGATCGGGCCATTAGGCGATGCTCCATTTCGGCCATCGACGGCGGCGCCCCCTTGAAGGCGGAGAGTTCGTCCATGCAATCGTAGACGACCAGCGCGGGTTTCAGGTGGGAGGTGAAAGGCAGCGCCATGGGGGTGTAATACCACGCCACGAAGTCGCGGATGGACCAGCGCGAGAGCATGCCGTCCACCAGCTCTCCCAGGGCCGCGAAGGTTTTGGCCTCGGAGTAGTCGGCCGGCAGATGCGGGGTCAGCAGCATTACGCCGGCTTCGCGCGCGGCCATTTGCAGACGGGGTTCGGCGCAGGCCTTGTCCCGTACCGGCTCTTCGAAGTAGAAGACGCGGCCCTTGCGCGCGAAGCGGGTTAACAGGTGCTGGGGCCGCTGGAAAACGAAATCCCAGCGCAGATGGGAGAAACAAACGACGTCGCGCCTTCGTCCCTCGACCGCGCTTCCACCCTGGCCCGTGGTCCCATGGCCGGGTTCAAGGATGGCTTTCCAATCGGGCTTTCCATTGTCTTCCAGAATCATGTCTGCTCCTAGGTGCGGCTCCGGGCATCGCCTGCCCGGGCGGTTGCTTTTGGGATAAAGCGTCGTAGGCGGCTATTCCGGATTGTCTTCGGAATCCCCGGGGCCCGGAAGCGCGCGATCCGGGCGATCCGGCGCCACCTCTAAGCCGCGGACCTGCGCGAAGGGCAGGCATTCCGTCCAGTCGAGTTTGGTAGCGGGGACGTTCCTGCCGGCGGGATCCCAGGAATGGGGGGCCTCGGCCACCTCCGTCAGGACCGGCCCGCGCGCCCCTTCGATCTTCGGTGAAATTTCAGGTTTGGTCATGTTAGGCTCCGATATTTCAGAATGCCCTCGGCGAACCGGGCACGACCTGTTGCAGGAACGCCTCCTCCCCCGGTGTCAGGGTCGGATGCATGTCCAGGCACAGGCTTTCCATGGGCAGTATGTGTTTCCATTGCAGCACCAAATCGCTATAGGCCTTCCCGACGGGACGGATTTTGCGGTCGAGATCGAATAGCCCCAAAGGGTTCACGCGATTATTCTCTTCCCGCAGCGCCGTATCCCAATCGATCTGATCCACCAGGCTGTACCAGGTGAAACCCACGATGGGCACCCCATCCTGCTTGAGGCGGATCATGTTGACCCATTCCTTCCAGAGCCAGGCCGCCGCGCGTTCCGAATCCATGAAATTCGTCTCGGTATGCATGACGGGGAGATGGTAGCGTTCGAAGTATTGGCGGGTGATGACGTAATAACCGAAGATTTCGCCCGAGGCCCCTACCGGCCCGTTCTCGGTCACCAGGTGTTCGTTGGTGACGTAATAATCGTTCCCCATGATGCAGCGGGGCTTGAGGCCGTTGCCCATGTGGTGGAAC includes these proteins:
- a CDS encoding glycosyltransferase family 1 protein, which encodes MILEDNGKPDWKAILEPGHGTTGQGGSAVEGRRRDVVCFSHLRWDFVFQRPQHLLTRFARKGRVFYFEEPVRDKACAEPRLQMAAREAGVMLLTPHLPADYSEAKTFAALGELVDGMLSRWSIRDFVAWYYTPMALPFTSHLKPALVVYDCMDELSAFKGAPPSMAEMEHRLMARSELVFTGGASIYAAKKHMHKSIHLFPSSIDKAHFRKAREGGPDPDDQKSIGRPRIGFYGVLDERLDRDLVGALAESRPHWHWILLGPVCKIDPSSLPRRPNLHYLGRKDYANLPRYLAGWDAAMMPFAHNDSTRFISPTKTPEFLAAGKPVVSTSIRDVVDPYGKEGLVHIADAPEAFVAACEKALAQRNNRSWLAKADRFLSKHSWDATWSEMDGLMAAALGARAQGKGRAAHV
- the glf gene encoding UDP-galactopyranose mutase, yielding MYDYLIIGSGFAGSVLAERLAAGSDQKVLLVDKRPHIGGNAYDSYNDSGILIHDYGPHIFHTNSKEVFDYLSRFTAWRTYEHRVLARVDGQLVPIPINLDTVNRLYNMNLRPSEVEAFFASVAEHRDPVRTSEDVVVSKVGRELYEKFFRGYTRKQWDLDPSELDASVTARVPVRTNRDDRYFTDTYQAMPLHGYTRMFQRMLAHPRIHVMLNTDYRSMVGSIPFRKMIYTGPIDAFFDFRFGKLPYRSLEFRHETLDQEVFQPVGTVNYPNEHSYTRITEFKYLTGQRHPKTGIVYEFPRAEGDPYYPVPRKENNELYHRYQSLAAAMPEVMFVGRLATYKYYNMDQVVAQALASYRKLAREEQTAPILV